One part of the Prunus persica cultivar Lovell chromosome G5, Prunus_persica_NCBIv2, whole genome shotgun sequence genome encodes these proteins:
- the LOC109949337 gene encoding uncharacterized protein At4g04775-like: MSESSTNSNCSRRYCKCGSEIKRRTSWTDLNPQRRFEACCNNRNNKRRLHFFAWVEKEILPGLLRRLRGIEDELRATAENFILMEEEKNKLEQKLREEEEEIKILKETESGNGSTSCCTRRGNFELSTKTKVVLGCCSVLFYDCDIVHQYG; this comes from the exons ATGTCGGAGAGTTCGACAAATTCAAATTGCAGCCGGCGTTACTGCAAGTGTGGGTCGGAAATCAAACGCCGGACTTCATGGACAGATCTGAATCCTCAAAGAAGATTTGAGGCATGTTGCAATAATCGG AACAATAAGAGGAGGTTGCATTTTTTCGCATGGGTGGAGAAGGAAATCTTGCCTGGGTTACTTAGAAGACTAAGAGGAATTGAGGACGAATTGAGAGCAACGGCGgagaatttcatattgatggaagaagagaagaataaattaGAGCAAAAActgagagaagaggaagaagaaattaagaTTTTGAAAGAAACAGAATCTGGGAATGGGTCAACAAGTTGTTGTACTAGAAGGGGAAATTTTGAGTTATCGACAAAGACAAAGGTGGTTTTGGGTTGttgttctgttttgttttatgattGTGATATTGTTCATCAATATGGATGA
- the LOC18777788 gene encoding uncharacterized protein LOC18777788 produces MDGCLQSFGEQLTLLPLIRHKWCTDEGFQNVDASGDYEKNKDEGDFSFAYSNPDRSLISTDDIFQNGHIRSVLSIFNRNLLFVDAENDDSFRARGAAASSSSLRPPLKKLFFEERDMPTSTTLFYNS; encoded by the exons ATGGATGGATGCCTtcagtcatttggtgaacaACTGACACTTCTTCCTCTCATTCGACACAAGTGGTGCACA GACGAAGGTTTTCAGAACGTCGACGCCAGTGGTGATTACGAGAAGAACAAAGATGAAGGAGATTTCTCTTTTGCCTATTCCAACCCCGACAGATCGCTTATTTCCACCGACGATATATTCCAAAATGGCCATATCCGTTCGGTGCTCTCGATTTTCAACCGGAATCTCCTGTTTGTTGATGCCGAAAACGACGATTCTTTTAGAGCTAGAGGGGCTGccgcttcctcttcctctctgcGACCGCCATTGAAGAAGCTCTTCTTTGAAGAGCGAGATATGCCAACCTCGACAACGCTGTTTTACAACTCATGA
- the LOC18775674 gene encoding flavonoid 3'-monooxygenase: MEMLANIERDGHLMIRAMFLTVSAMVVALFWFLWNWKSSKNPMPPLPPGPRGLPFLGSLPLLGPNLHHEFSNLATIYGPIYKLQLGSKLCFVLSSPSIVKQVLRDQDTLFANRDPTIAAQIASYGCTDIAFGPYGPGWRRLRKVFMSHMLSKANLDASYALRKEEVLKSISHVYDKVGSPIDLGQFAFLTSINTVMRMLWGGTLEAENGADLGAEFRNVVAEIIEVLGKPNVSDFLTSLARFDVQGIARRMKQLQSMTEKIFDSAIERQKSEAVEKDEGLELKHERKDFLQILLELNDHEDGAKSITLQQLKALLLDIVVGGTDTTATMVEWVMAELIKHQDDLKKVQEELKEVVGLKNMVEESHIPKLHYLDAVIKETSRLHPALPLLAPHCPSQSTTIGGYNIPKGSTIFINIWAIHRDPNVWDNPLEFRPKRFLNDPSSNNFDYKGNKLEYLPFGSGRRMCAGLPLAEKMMIYVLASFLHSFEWRLPTDAKHDLQDKFGIVTKKMTPLIVIPTPRLSKLELYA, translated from the exons ATGGAGATGCTAGCAAATATTGAGAGAGATGGTCATCTCATGATCAGAGCAATGTTTCTCACCGTTTCAGCTATGGTGGTTGCTCTTTTCTGGTTCCTGTGGAATTGGAAAAGCTCAAAAAACCCAATGCCACCATTGCCACCAGGTCCTCGTGGCCTGCCATTTCTTGGGAGCCTTCCCCTTTTAGGCCCTAACCTTCACCATGAATTCTCCAACTTGGCAACCATTTATGGCCCTATTTACAAACTCCAACTCGGTAGCAAATTATGCTTTGTGCTCTCTTCGCCATCGATTGTCAAACAAGTGCTTCGTGACCAAGACACCCTCTTTGCTAATCGTGACCCCACAATTGCTGCACAGATTGCCTCCTATGGATGCACCGACATTGCGTTTGGACCCTACGGTCCAGGTTGGAGGAGGCTGCGCAAGGTGTTTATGAGCCACATGCTGAGCAAAGCCAACCTTGATGCCTCCTATGCTCTGAGAAAAGAGGAGGTGCTCAAGTCAATTAGTCATGTTTATGACAAAGTTGGCAGCCCAATTGATTTGGGGCAGTTtgcatttttgacatcaatCAACACAGTCATGAGAATGCTGTGGGGCGGGACTCTAGAAGCAGAGAACGGGGCTGATCTTGGGGCAGAGTTCAGAAATGTGGTGGCTGAAATTATAGAGGTGCTTGGGAAGCCAAATGTTTCTGACTTTTTAACTTCGCTTGCAAGGTTTGATGTGCAAGGAATTGCGAGGCGTATGAAGCAGCTTCAATCTATGACTGAGAAGATTTTTGATTCCGCCATTGAAAGGCAGAAGAGTGAGGCAGTAGAGAAAGATGAGGGCCTAGAGCTAAAACATGAAAGGAAGGACTTTTTACAGATCTTGTTGGAGCTTAATGATCACGAAGATGGTGCAAAATCGATTACTTTGCAACAACTTAAGGCCTTGCTATTG GACATTGTGGTGGGTGGGACTGACACCACAGCAACAATGGTGGAATGGGTAATGGCTGAGCTGATAAAACACCAAGATGACCTGAAAAAAGTTCAAGAAGAACTGAAAGAAGTTGTGGGGTTGAAAAACATGGTTGAAGAGTCTCATATACCCAAATTACATTATTTAGACGCTGTGATTAAGGAGACATCTAGATTGCACCCTGCTCTGCCTCTTCTGGCTCCTCATTGTCCAAGTCAATCCACCACCATTGGAGGGTACAACATACCAAAAGGTTCAaccatttttataaatatttgggCCATACACAGAGACCCTAATGTTTGGGACAATCCCTTGGAGTTTAGGCCCAAGAGGTTCCTCAATGACCCCTCTAGCAACAACTTTGATTACAAGGGCAATAAGTTGGAATATCTTCCATTTGGTTCTGGAAGAAGAATGTGTGCTGGGCTTCCCTTAGCAGAGAAGATGATGATCTATGTGTTGGCTTCATTTTTGCATTCATTTGAGTGGAGGTTGCCCACTGATGCAAAGCATGACCTTCAAGACAAATTTGGGATTGTGACAAAGAAAATGACTCCATTAATTGTCATTCCAACACCCAGGCTATCTAAACTGGAGCTCTATGCTTAG